The Acidobacteriota bacterium DNA window GCGGCGGCGCCGTATGCCCGGATCAGGCCGCCGGCGCCCAGCTTGATCCCTCCGAAATAGCGGGTCACCACCACGACCGCGTTTCGGATGCCGAGCCGGTGCAGGCTTTCCAGGATGGGCTTGCCGGCGGTGCCGGCGGGTTCGCCGTCGTCGCTGGAGCGCTGGGTCTCCACCGTCAGTCCGACCCGGAAGGCGGAGCAGTTGTGGGTGGCGTGCCAGTGCCGCTTCCGGACGTCGGCGATGAAGGCGGCGGCCGCGGCCTCGTCCGTCGCCCGGCCGACAGCGGCGATAAAGCGGGATTTCTCCACCGTCAGTTCGGCGACGGCGTCACCGCCCACGGTCCGGTAGCACTGCGGCGAGTCGGGGTGATTCATGGTGATCCTGTCCGGACATCTCCGTTCCGCGGCTCGGCTGCCAGCATACCCGTGAGGCGTCGCGGAATCAAGGGGCGCGGCGGTGGGTGCGTCTACTCGCGTTCGAAGGTTTGGCCCAGGGCCGCCGGCGGATTGGCCCGCAGCAGGCGGAGTAGGCCGGCCAGGCGGCGACGACCGCCCTCGGGCATGAGGGCGAGCAGGCGGCCGGTCCACTCGGCCTGACCCACGTTCACCAGCACCAGGGTGAGGATCATGAAGGGGAACGGCGCCACCTGAAGCACCTGGCTGGGGATGCCGGGCAGGAACGGCTGCAGGACCACACCCAGCCACTGGAGAAAGGCGAAGAGATAGGCCCCCGCGGCGATCCGCAGCGGATGCCAGCCGCCGAAGATGGTGAGGGCCAGCGCAATCCAGCCCAGGCCGTCGAGACCGCTGATGGTGCCTTTCCACCCGGCCTTTACGCTGAGCGAATACATCGGCCCCGCCAGTCCCACCAGCGCGCCGCCGGCCACGGTGTACAGGTACCGCAGCCGGGTCACGTCAGCGCCGCGGACGAAGGCGGCGGCGGGTTGTTCGCCCAGGCCGCGCAGGGTGAGGCCGGGCCGAGTGCGGTAGATCCACACCCAGGCCACCGCGACCAGGAGGAAGCTGGCGTAGGTCATGACATCCTGCCGGAACAGCAGCGAGCCGACGACGGGCAGCCGTTCCAGCACCGGCACGGGCAGGACGTCGAGCCGCGGTCCGGCAGCGCCGATGAAGGGCGTGCCCAGAAAGTACGCCAGGTCCCTGAGCGTGAGCGCGAGGACAAAGCCCACCGCCACCTGCGACTGGCGCAGGGTGATGCCGGCGGCGGCCACCAGCAGCGCCGCAGCGGCGCCCACGGCCGCGCCGCCCAGGAAGCCTGCGGCCAGGCTGCCGGTGGCGACCGCGACGGCGAATCCCGTCATCGCCGACAGGATCAGCGTTCCGTTCAAGGACAGGTTGACGACGCCGGCACGCTCCGAGAGGGCTTCGCCGATGGCGGCCA harbors:
- a CDS encoding ABC transporter permease, giving the protein MDWTAILLTGLAGVLATAGPLVMAAIGEALSERAGVVNLSLNGTLILSAMTGFAVAVATGSLAAGFLGGAAVGAAAALLVAAAGITLRQSQVAVGFVLALTLRDLAYFLGTPFIGAAGPRLDVLPVPVLERLPVVGSLLFRQDVMTYASFLLVAVAWVWIYRTRPGLTLRGLGEQPAAAFVRGADVTRLRYLYTVAGGALVGLAGPMYSLSVKAGWKGTISGLDGLGWIALALTIFGGWHPLRIAAGAYLFAFLQWLGVVLQPFLPGIPSQVLQVAPFPFMILTLVLVNVGQAEWTGRLLALMPEGGRRRLAGLLRLLRANPPAALGQTFERE
- a CDS encoding YigZ family protein — protein: MNHPDSPQCYRTVGGDAVAELTVEKSRFIAAVGRATDEAAAAAFIADVRKRHWHATHNCSAFRVGLTVETQRSSDDGEPAGTAGKPILESLHRLGIRNAVVVVTRYFGGIKLGAGGLIRAYGAAAQAGIRAAGIVERARRLVLEIRCDYADWHRLERELRRSGRLQTPVFAAEVTTRLLVAPPDVDALRRQVADLTNGKAVARDVGYEFIEYPVTPNGSAG